A single region of the Podospora pseudopauciseta strain CBS 411.78 chromosome 1, whole genome shotgun sequence genome encodes:
- a CDS encoding hypothetical protein (COG:S; EggNog:ENOG503NV1T), whose protein sequence is MQPLNPFLSAFLKSPVLAQCLPPQQHILLVPLADVLLNSRDAETGAPLTASIGSEEFLGSHVVRIPLLKGGKDGQGQGQQQNLREMRGKPKMYGTVNGRSLVVKDGGVYTNKGFKALAQANLLHETLWYPDTLDPRQFLIYFINRPLVGSWEEVRIVPAVPPPPSPSPAEGGLRKVLLSEGGTGTTRKKDIKSFHELLVNFPSIAKQMQGGLEKLFREFTIVFERILPPPPPPSGKTVPEGEPGKGVGVAGGEGTNGNGAPENVLTEDDEEVMRTSLETAVTTAIDLFQNVDKQQLSLLGATTDLTGPVVERLIERYIAENVHHLLFPRIAGLRRQDDLELEAKIRQMNNIDISQLGIAIDGGMKAKREVVSRLGNAVEEFRKMPNASCPQEMMEILLATTKAATQFSEGAATQGQPRSATEKPAMTINADTLVSLLLYVVIKAQIKHLQARLAYIRHFVFIDDVESGEMGYALSTFEAVLSYLDRESGGLRRASRRNKALWDAVSKGDMPELRKILEPTEDAIEDEDDYGSSRWRRRSSTGWSFTNGASSTTLAASERFSVGSGLGHVFPFQNGSAETLEQPPPKRIKKVSMDTRSMSSGSEISFRSLPMSIGTFTSGIEGDTSIERLVQTQDAKGESVLMMAIQHGQPQVLKYLLSFRQYYTAPVILEDQDNEETTLFSAAVQLGNAEVINGLLDYILDSTGDDNKIREYLARQDTWGRSAAHYLFHAPFLIGRIGRLLPWRQKDKNRQTPLFALCRSYDNPNYYTMVEEGLEIATKCQGDGQPLHIDDHVDQKGNTLLHIVNEPKLALKILQQCDLDVNATNEKRFTALMLASKYGRFDMVRTLFGDPRVDTAARELRGLTAVELAKDDDLRNKIDDLVLFSLSHGSSDSRTTGVVRSFFVEDGTIRFVLKSGAPVDEHSYAVTTCRRSLADFEHLAKLLQMENPASWIPSLADLRSPTQIPSRPSRAVLKDLQIRMDWFLKVLLAHPTFSTHEMLWEFFLVPDLQLDQMAERSKLKADALLEKVHEELEPVQDLREVEQFVDHARDIVRSVHFSTRSVARRANNIGNVVNDLYESSTLLSKALATLPFLPQNYISGFETYVRSLAPSQSSPISQFFSAFLALYSNIEAILKALGRPPQTIAKIVSIRKEVERNYNTLNRSSRWPLGLLDETRQRMNEDREEKARKMEQEAEMLGRELRYTQQTVAGELAGWREMHERLGRRAIRDLARGMVVQERGRLEGVRRALRRVKEGGEGVVRPRMRVGLVDGLLDEGEGSGSGG, encoded by the exons ATGCAACCCCTAAACCCCTTCCTGAGCGCCTTCCTCAAGAGCCCGGTGCTGGCGCAGTGCCtcccgccgcagcagcacATTCTCTTGGTGCCCCTGGCGGATGTGCTCCTCAACTCGCGAGACGCAGAAACAGGGGCGCCGCTGACGGCGTCGATCGGGTCGGAGGAGTTTCTCGGGAGTCATGTGGTGAGGATACCGCTTTTGAAAGGGGGGAAGGATGGACAGGGTCAGGGACAGCAGCAGAATCTAAGGGAGATGAGAGGGAAGCCGAAAATGTACGGGACGGTGAAtgggaggagtttggtggTCAAGGACGGGGGGGTTTACACCAACAAGGGGTTTAAAGCACTGGCCCAGGCCAACTTGCTGCATGAGACGCTTTGGTACCCGGATACGTTGGACCCGAGGCAGTTTTTGATCTATTTTATTAACCGGCCTTTGGTGGGGTCTTGGGAGGAGGTTAGGATTGTGCCGGctgtaccaccaccaccgtcaccgtcgccggcggaggggggattgcggaaggtgttgttgagtgagggggggacggggacgaCAAGGAAGAAGGATATCAAGAGTTTTCATGAGCTGCTGGTTAATTTCCCGAGTATTGCTAAGCAGATGCAGGGGGGGCTGGAGAAGCTTTTTAGGGAGTTTACGATTGTTTTTGAGAGGATAttgccgcctccgccgccgccgtcgggGAAGACAGTGCCGGAGGGGGAGCCGGGGAAAGGGGTCGGGGTTgcggggggagaggggacgaatgggaatggggcgCCGGAGAATGTGCTGacggaggatgatgaggaggttaTGAGGACTTCGTTGGAGACGGCGGTGACGACGGCGATTGATTTGTTTCAGAATGTGGACAAGCAGCAGTTGTCGCTCTTGGGGGCGACGACGGACTTGAcggggccggtggtggagaggttgatcgAGCGGTATATTGCCGAGAATGTGCACCATTTGCTGTTTCCTAGGATTGCCGGGTTGAGGAGGCAGGATGATTTGGAACTGGAGGCCAAGATAAGGCAGATGAACAATATTGACATCTCGCAGTTGGGGATTGCGATTGATGGGGGGATGAAGGccaagagggaggtggtgagccGGTTGGGGAATGCGGTCGAGGAGTTTAGGAAGATGCCGAATGCGAGTTGTCCgcaggagatgatggagattTTGCTGGCGACGACGAAGGCGGCGACGCAGTTTAGCGAGGGGGCGGCGACACAGGGACAGCCGAGGTCGGCGACGGAGAAGCCGGCTATGACGATAAATGCGGATACGCTGGTGTCGCTGTTGCTGTATGTGGTGATCAAGGCGCAGATCAAGCACCTCCAGGCGAGGTTGGCGTATATAAGACATTTCGTCTTTATCGATGATGTGGAGAGTGGTGAGATGGGATATGCGCTTAGCACCTTCGAGGCTGTGTTATCGTATCTCGACCGGGAGTCTGGAGGGCTGAGGAGGGCCAGTCGTAGGAATAAGGCTTTGTGGGATGCTGTTTCGAAGGGGGATATGCCGGAGCTGAGGAAGATCTTGGAACCAACAGAGGATGCGATcgaagatgaggacgatTACGGGTCTTCACGTTGGCGGAGGCGATCGTCAACTGGTTGGAGCTTCACGAATGGAGCTTCGTCAACAACTCTAGCAGCATCAGAGAGGTTCTCGGTCGGATCTGGGCTCGGTCATGTGTTTCCATTTCAAAATGGATCAGCCGAAACTCTggaacaaccaccaccaaaacgCATCAAGAAGGTGTCGATGGACACCAGGAGTATGTCCAGCGGCTCCGAGATTTCGTTTCGGTCGTTGCCCATGAGCATCGGGACGTTCACAAGTGGGATCGAAGGCGACACTTCTATTGAGCGCCTGGTTCAAACACAGGACGCCAAAGGGGAGTCGgttttgatgatggcgatTCAACATGGGCAACCACAGGTGTTGAAATACTTGTTGTCTTTTCGGCAATACTACACGGCACCGGTCATTCTGGAGGACCAGGACAACGAAGAAACAACGTTGTTCAGCGCGGCCGTGCAGCTGGGCAATGCCGAAGTCATCAACGGACTTCTTGATTACATTCTCGACTCTACAGGAGACGACAACAAGATCAGGGAGTATCTCGCTCGTCAGGACACCTGGGGGCGGAGCGCAGCGCATTATCTGTTCCACGCACCCTTTCTAATCGGTAGAATCGGCCGGTTACTCCCCTGGAGACAAAAGGACAAGAACAGGCAAACCCCATTGTTTGCTTTGTGTCGATCCTACGATAACCCAAATTACTACACCATGGTGGAGGAAGGGCTGGAGATTGCGACCAAGTGTCAGGGAGATGGCCAGCCTCTACACATTGACGACCATGTTGATCAGAAGGGGAACACCCTTCTTCATATTGTCAACGAACCAAAACTGGCACTCAAGATCCTGCAGCAGTGCGATTTGGATGTCAACGCTACAAACGAAAAGAGGTTCACGGCGCTGATGTTGGCGAGTAAATACGGCCGGTTTGATATGGTCAGGACGCTGTTTGGCGACCCAAGAGTCGACACTGCTGCAAGAGAACTTCGAGGTCTGACGGCGGTGGAGTTGGCCAAGGACGATGACTTGCGCAATAAGATTGATGATCTTGTGCTgttttccctctcccacgGCAGCTCCGACTCCCGCACTACGGGAGTAGTCAGGTCATTCTTTGTCGAAGACGGCACCATCCGCTTCGTGCTCAAGTCGGGGGCCCCAGTTGACGAGCATAGCTATGCCGTGACGACCTGTCGGAGGTCCCTGGCTGACTTTGAGCATCTCGCCAAGTTGCTGCAGATGGAAAACCCAGCGTCGTGGATCCCTTCGCTGGCGGACCTGAGATCGCCGACGCAGATCCCTTCACGGCCGAGTAGGGCGGTGCTGAAGGATTTACAAATCAGGATGGACTGGTTTTTGAAGGTGTTGCTTGCCCACCCGACGTTTTCCACGCACGAGATGCTGTGGGAGTTTTTCCTCGTGCCGGATCTGCAGCTGGATCAGATGGCGGAGAGGAGCAAGCTCAAGGCGGATGCGCTGTTGGAAAAGGTGCATGAGGAGCTGGAACCGGTGCAGGAtctgagggaggtggagcaGTTTGTTGATCACGCTAGGGATATCGTGAGGAGCGTGCACTTTTCGACGAGGAGcgtggcgaggagggcgaacAATATTGGGAATGTGGTCAATG ATCTCTACGAgtcctccaccctcctctccaaagcGCTCGCCACCCTCCCTTTTCTTCCGCAGAATTACATCTCTGGCTTCGAAACCTACGTTCGCTCCTTGGCGCCTTCGCAGTCGTCGCCTATTTCGCAATTTTTTTCGGCGTTTCTGGCGCTGTACAGCAATATCGAAGCTATACTCAAAGCGCTGGGGAGACCACCGCAGACGATAGCAAAGATTGTTTCTATTCGGAAGGAGGTAGAAAGGAACTATAACACGCTTAACAGGTCAAGTAGATGGCCTTTGGGACTGCTGGATGAGACGAGGCAGAGGATGAATGAGGAtagggaggagaaggcgaggaagatggagcaGGAGGCGGAGATGCTTGGCAGGGAGCTGAG